From the genome of Chroicocephalus ridibundus chromosome 1, bChrRid1.1, whole genome shotgun sequence, one region includes:
- the LOC134510457 gene encoding uncharacterized protein LOC134510457 isoform X3 → MANEEEQPSALSDNQVFALTCIYLPASLLSLLGSGSVLAVTSRQRRCCHIQLRPLFLLALADFLAAAALLGTATIQLLPARLFIPAYAACPYGRMLATTFYAVSFLMVVVYAYEAYRTVQGWRAWHVAALQERSRCLESLWQGLPYILAWLVPALTLLGQLVARGTSTTDIAPRPIEPVVPWKGNRSHETYSLYCSSCLLLIRRAQDICFQYVGRKDVGLEGKIIFFLYLLLVLSCCTVSHRHGGASAGPGRSGQRAPANAAPAAQLLYRRVKLRCRRNAAEPLLTLEKDGFAGRSIRSVSNVSHYFQLVFLLCWAPAFLLTLLSFTSIRPASVFVLYVTTALTVSLQGFLHSLVYGWMRRNFRQEAVGERPSLRRPHGLKAFYDESLRAIP, encoded by the exons ATGGCGAACGAAGAGGAACAGCCGTCGGCTCTCTCGGATAACCAG GTCTTCGCGCTGACGTGCATCTACCTGCCGGCCTCGCTGCTGAG CCTCCTGGGCAGTGGGTCGGTCCTCGCCGTCACCTCCCGGCAGAGGCGATGCTGCCACATCCAG CTTCGCCCCCTTTTCCTCCTCGCCCTGGCAGATTTCctggccgccgccgcgctgctgggcacagccaccatccagctgctgccagcccggCTCTTCATCCCGGCGTACGCTGCCTGCCCCTACGGACGGATGCTGGCCACG accTTCTACGCGGTCTCGTTCCTGATGGTGGTTGTCTACGCGTACGAAGCCTACCGCACCGTCCAGGGCTGGAGAGCCTGGCACGTCGCAGCTCTGCAG gagaggagcaggtgcctggagagcctgtggcagGGGCTGCCCTACATCCTGGCCTG GCTGGTGCCGGCGCTCACGCTCCTGGGACAGCTGGTGGCCCGCGGCACCTCCACCACCGACATCGCCCCAAGGCCCATCGAGCCCGTCGTGCCGTGGAAAGGCAACCGCTCCCACGAGACCTACAGCCTTTACTGCTCCAG CTGCCTGCTCCTCATCCGCCGTGCCCAGGATATCTGCTTCCAG TACGTAGGGAGGAAGGACGTGGGCCTGGAGGGGAAAATCATCTTCTTCTTGTacctgctgctggtgctgagctgctgcaCGGTAAGCCATCGGCACGGCGGGGCAAGCGCGGGGCCCGGCCGCAGCGGCCAGCGCGCCCCGGCCAACGCCGCTCCTGCCGCCCAGCTCCTGTACCGCAGGGTGAAGCTCCGGTGCCGGAGGAACGCCGCGGAGCCCTTGCTGACCCTGGAGAAGGACGGCTTCGCAGGCAGGAGCATCCGCAGCGTCAGCAACGTCTCTCACTACTTCCAGCTGGTTTTCCTGCTCTGCTGGGCTCCAG ccttcctcctcaccctcctctccTTCACCAGCATCAGACCTGCCTCAGTCTTTGTCCTCTATGTTACTACG GCCCTGACCGTCTCCCTCCAGGGCTTCCTGCACAGCTTGGTCTACGGCTGGATGAGGCGAAACTTCCGTCAGGAGGCGGTGGGCGAGAGACCCTCCCTGCGGCGCCCCCACGGCCTCAAGGCTTTCTACGACGAGTCGCTGAGGGCCATTCCTTAG
- the LOC134510457 gene encoding uncharacterized protein LOC134510457 isoform X1, producing MAAPAPLSLCDTPALQPSRGSGSSVAAPHSSAARSGTRLPGTPQPQARESRALRPGKLGGMQQGNPLLQPRPRGPSRAAAPRGWQGTGHRPLRFAQHQPRAPGHNLSGKTRFSLGFAHSAVTDGHRPPAAASARDARSPVSSRALGQPRLPLRLLSVSLPQVFALTCIYLPASLLSLLGSGSVLAVTSRQRRCCHIQLRPLFLLALADFLAAAALLGTATIQLLPARLFIPAYAACPYGRMLATTFYAVSFLMVVVYAYEAYRTVQGWRAWHVAALQERSRCLESLWQGLPYILAWLVPALTLLGQLVARGTSTTDIAPRPIEPVVPWKGNRSHETYSLYCSSCLLLIRRAQDICFQYVGRKDVGLEGKIIFFLYLLLVLSCCTVSHRHGGASAGPGRSGQRAPANAAPAAQLLYRRVKLRCRRNAAEPLLTLEKDGFAGRSIRSVSNVSHYFQLVFLLCWAPAFLLTLLSFTSIRPASVFVLYVTTALTVSLQGFLHSLVYGWMRRNFRQEAVGERPSLRRPHGLKAFYDESLRAIP from the exons atggctgctcctgctccgctGTCTCTGTGTGACACACCGGCCCTGCAGCCGAGCCGTGGCTCCGGTTCCTCCGTggcagccccacacagcagcgcaGCCCGGAGCGGGACGCGGCTTCCCGGCACTCCCCAGCCCCAGGCGAGGGAAAGCCGGGCGCTGCGGCCGGGGAAGCTCGGGGGGATGCAGCAGGGAAACCCCCTCCTGCAGCCACGGCCGAGGGGCCCGTCCCGTGCAGCGGCACCGCGGGGCTGGCAAGGAACTGGCCACCGGCCCCTCCGCtttgcccagcaccagccaagggctCCCGGGCACAACCTCTCGGGGAAGACACGTTTTTCCCTCGGATTTGCCCACTCTGCGGTGACAGACGGGCACCGGCCGCCCGCTGCTGCTTCAGCCAGGGATGCCCGAAGCCCTGTGTCCTCCCGCGCCCTGGGGCAGCCGAGGCTCCCGCTGCGGCTCCTCTCAGTCTCTCTCCCTCAGGTCTTCGCGCTGACGTGCATCTACCTGCCGGCCTCGCTGCTGAG CCTCCTGGGCAGTGGGTCGGTCCTCGCCGTCACCTCCCGGCAGAGGCGATGCTGCCACATCCAG CTTCGCCCCCTTTTCCTCCTCGCCCTGGCAGATTTCctggccgccgccgcgctgctgggcacagccaccatccagctgctgccagcccggCTCTTCATCCCGGCGTACGCTGCCTGCCCCTACGGACGGATGCTGGCCACG accTTCTACGCGGTCTCGTTCCTGATGGTGGTTGTCTACGCGTACGAAGCCTACCGCACCGTCCAGGGCTGGAGAGCCTGGCACGTCGCAGCTCTGCAG gagaggagcaggtgcctggagagcctgtggcagGGGCTGCCCTACATCCTGGCCTG GCTGGTGCCGGCGCTCACGCTCCTGGGACAGCTGGTGGCCCGCGGCACCTCCACCACCGACATCGCCCCAAGGCCCATCGAGCCCGTCGTGCCGTGGAAAGGCAACCGCTCCCACGAGACCTACAGCCTTTACTGCTCCAG CTGCCTGCTCCTCATCCGCCGTGCCCAGGATATCTGCTTCCAG TACGTAGGGAGGAAGGACGTGGGCCTGGAGGGGAAAATCATCTTCTTCTTGTacctgctgctggtgctgagctgctgcaCGGTAAGCCATCGGCACGGCGGGGCAAGCGCGGGGCCCGGCCGCAGCGGCCAGCGCGCCCCGGCCAACGCCGCTCCTGCCGCCCAGCTCCTGTACCGCAGGGTGAAGCTCCGGTGCCGGAGGAACGCCGCGGAGCCCTTGCTGACCCTGGAGAAGGACGGCTTCGCAGGCAGGAGCATCCGCAGCGTCAGCAACGTCTCTCACTACTTCCAGCTGGTTTTCCTGCTCTGCTGGGCTCCAG ccttcctcctcaccctcctctccTTCACCAGCATCAGACCTGCCTCAGTCTTTGTCCTCTATGTTACTACG GCCCTGACCGTCTCCCTCCAGGGCTTCCTGCACAGCTTGGTCTACGGCTGGATGAGGCGAAACTTCCGTCAGGAGGCGGTGGGCGAGAGACCCTCCCTGCGGCGCCCCCACGGCCTCAAGGCTTTCTACGACGAGTCGCTGAGGGCCATTCCTTAG
- the LOC134510457 gene encoding uncharacterized protein LOC134510457 isoform X2 produces MAAPAPLSLCDTPALQPSRGSGSSVAAPHSSAARSGTRLPGTPQPQARESRALRPGKLGGMQQGNPLLQPRPRGPSRAAAPRGWQGTGHRPLRFAQHQPRAPGHNLSGKTRFSLGFAHSAVTDGHRPPAAASARDARSPVSSRALGQPRLPLRLLSVSLPQVFALTCIYLPASLLSLLGSGSVLAVTSRQRRCCHIQLRPLFLLALADFLAAAALLGTATIQLLPARLFIPAYAACPYGRMLATTFYAVSFLMVVVYAYEAYRTVQGWRAWHVAALQERSRCLESLWQGLPYILAWLVPALTLLGQLVARGTSTTDIAPRPIEPVVPWKGNRSHETYSLYCSSCLLLIRRAQDICFQYVGRKDVGLEGKIIFFLYLLLVLSCCTLLYRRVKLRCRRNAAEPLLTLEKDGFAGRSIRSVSNVSHYFQLVFLLCWAPAFLLTLLSFTSIRPASVFVLYVTTALTVSLQGFLHSLVYGWMRRNFRQEAVGERPSLRRPHGLKAFYDESLRAIP; encoded by the exons atggctgctcctgctccgctGTCTCTGTGTGACACACCGGCCCTGCAGCCGAGCCGTGGCTCCGGTTCCTCCGTggcagccccacacagcagcgcaGCCCGGAGCGGGACGCGGCTTCCCGGCACTCCCCAGCCCCAGGCGAGGGAAAGCCGGGCGCTGCGGCCGGGGAAGCTCGGGGGGATGCAGCAGGGAAACCCCCTCCTGCAGCCACGGCCGAGGGGCCCGTCCCGTGCAGCGGCACCGCGGGGCTGGCAAGGAACTGGCCACCGGCCCCTCCGCtttgcccagcaccagccaagggctCCCGGGCACAACCTCTCGGGGAAGACACGTTTTTCCCTCGGATTTGCCCACTCTGCGGTGACAGACGGGCACCGGCCGCCCGCTGCTGCTTCAGCCAGGGATGCCCGAAGCCCTGTGTCCTCCCGCGCCCTGGGGCAGCCGAGGCTCCCGCTGCGGCTCCTCTCAGTCTCTCTCCCTCAGGTCTTCGCGCTGACGTGCATCTACCTGCCGGCCTCGCTGCTGAG CCTCCTGGGCAGTGGGTCGGTCCTCGCCGTCACCTCCCGGCAGAGGCGATGCTGCCACATCCAG CTTCGCCCCCTTTTCCTCCTCGCCCTGGCAGATTTCctggccgccgccgcgctgctgggcacagccaccatccagctgctgccagcccggCTCTTCATCCCGGCGTACGCTGCCTGCCCCTACGGACGGATGCTGGCCACG accTTCTACGCGGTCTCGTTCCTGATGGTGGTTGTCTACGCGTACGAAGCCTACCGCACCGTCCAGGGCTGGAGAGCCTGGCACGTCGCAGCTCTGCAG gagaggagcaggtgcctggagagcctgtggcagGGGCTGCCCTACATCCTGGCCTG GCTGGTGCCGGCGCTCACGCTCCTGGGACAGCTGGTGGCCCGCGGCACCTCCACCACCGACATCGCCCCAAGGCCCATCGAGCCCGTCGTGCCGTGGAAAGGCAACCGCTCCCACGAGACCTACAGCCTTTACTGCTCCAG CTGCCTGCTCCTCATCCGCCGTGCCCAGGATATCTGCTTCCAG TACGTAGGGAGGAAGGACGTGGGCCTGGAGGGGAAAATCATCTTCTTCTTGTacctgctgctggtgctgagctgctgcaCG CTCCTGTACCGCAGGGTGAAGCTCCGGTGCCGGAGGAACGCCGCGGAGCCCTTGCTGACCCTGGAGAAGGACGGCTTCGCAGGCAGGAGCATCCGCAGCGTCAGCAACGTCTCTCACTACTTCCAGCTGGTTTTCCTGCTCTGCTGGGCTCCAG ccttcctcctcaccctcctctccTTCACCAGCATCAGACCTGCCTCAGTCTTTGTCCTCTATGTTACTACG GCCCTGACCGTCTCCCTCCAGGGCTTCCTGCACAGCTTGGTCTACGGCTGGATGAGGCGAAACTTCCGTCAGGAGGCGGTGGGCGAGAGACCCTCCCTGCGGCGCCCCCACGGCCTCAAGGCTTTCTACGACGAGTCGCTGAGGGCCATTCCTTAG
- the LOC134510457 gene encoding uncharacterized protein LOC134510457 isoform X4, with the protein MAAPAPLSLCDTPALQPSRGSGSSVAAPHSSAARSGTRLPGTPQPQARESRALRPGKLGGMQQGNPLLQPRPRGPSRAAAPRGWQGTGHRPLRFAQHQPRAPGHNLSGKTRFSLGFAHSAVTDGHRPPAAASARDARSPVSSRALGQPRLPLRLLSVSLPQVFALTCIYLPASLLSLLGSGSVLAVTSRQRRCCHIQLRPLFLLALADFLAAAALLGTATIQLLPARLFIPAYAACPYGRMLATTFYAVSFLMVVVYAYEAYRTVQGWRAWHVAALQERSRCLESLWQGLPYILAWLVPALTLLGQLVARGTSTTDIAPRPIEPVVPWKGNRSHETYSLYCSSCLLLIRRAQDICFQGGRTWAWRGKSSSSCTCCWC; encoded by the exons atggctgctcctgctccgctGTCTCTGTGTGACACACCGGCCCTGCAGCCGAGCCGTGGCTCCGGTTCCTCCGTggcagccccacacagcagcgcaGCCCGGAGCGGGACGCGGCTTCCCGGCACTCCCCAGCCCCAGGCGAGGGAAAGCCGGGCGCTGCGGCCGGGGAAGCTCGGGGGGATGCAGCAGGGAAACCCCCTCCTGCAGCCACGGCCGAGGGGCCCGTCCCGTGCAGCGGCACCGCGGGGCTGGCAAGGAACTGGCCACCGGCCCCTCCGCtttgcccagcaccagccaagggctCCCGGGCACAACCTCTCGGGGAAGACACGTTTTTCCCTCGGATTTGCCCACTCTGCGGTGACAGACGGGCACCGGCCGCCCGCTGCTGCTTCAGCCAGGGATGCCCGAAGCCCTGTGTCCTCCCGCGCCCTGGGGCAGCCGAGGCTCCCGCTGCGGCTCCTCTCAGTCTCTCTCCCTCAGGTCTTCGCGCTGACGTGCATCTACCTGCCGGCCTCGCTGCTGAG CCTCCTGGGCAGTGGGTCGGTCCTCGCCGTCACCTCCCGGCAGAGGCGATGCTGCCACATCCAG CTTCGCCCCCTTTTCCTCCTCGCCCTGGCAGATTTCctggccgccgccgcgctgctgggcacagccaccatccagctgctgccagcccggCTCTTCATCCCGGCGTACGCTGCCTGCCCCTACGGACGGATGCTGGCCACG accTTCTACGCGGTCTCGTTCCTGATGGTGGTTGTCTACGCGTACGAAGCCTACCGCACCGTCCAGGGCTGGAGAGCCTGGCACGTCGCAGCTCTGCAG gagaggagcaggtgcctggagagcctgtggcagGGGCTGCCCTACATCCTGGCCTG GCTGGTGCCGGCGCTCACGCTCCTGGGACAGCTGGTGGCCCGCGGCACCTCCACCACCGACATCGCCCCAAGGCCCATCGAGCCCGTCGTGCCGTGGAAAGGCAACCGCTCCCACGAGACCTACAGCCTTTACTGCTCCAG CTGCCTGCTCCTCATCCGCCGTGCCCAGGATATCTGCTTCCAG GGAGGAAGGACGTGGGCCTGGAGGGGAAAATCATCTTCTTCTTGTacctgctgctggtgctga
- the LOC134510457 gene encoding uncharacterized protein LOC134510457 isoform X5 has product MLPHPDFLAAAALLGTATIQLLPARLFIPAYAACPYGRMLATTFYAVSFLMVVVYAYEAYRTVQGWRAWHVAALQERSRCLESLWQGLPYILAWLVPALTLLGQLVARGTSTTDIAPRPIEPVVPWKGNRSHETYSLYCSSCLLLIRRAQDICFQYVGRKDVGLEGKIIFFLYLLLVLSCCTVSHRHGGASAGPGRSGQRAPANAAPAAQLLYRRVKLRCRRNAAEPLLTLEKDGFAGRSIRSVSNVSHYFQLVFLLCWAPAFLLTLLSFTSIRPASVFVLYVTTALTVSLQGFLHSLVYGWMRRNFRQEAVGERPSLRRPHGLKAFYDESLRAIP; this is encoded by the exons ATGCTGCCACATCCAG ATTTCctggccgccgccgcgctgctgggcacagccaccatccagctgctgccagcccggCTCTTCATCCCGGCGTACGCTGCCTGCCCCTACGGACGGATGCTGGCCACG accTTCTACGCGGTCTCGTTCCTGATGGTGGTTGTCTACGCGTACGAAGCCTACCGCACCGTCCAGGGCTGGAGAGCCTGGCACGTCGCAGCTCTGCAG gagaggagcaggtgcctggagagcctgtggcagGGGCTGCCCTACATCCTGGCCTG GCTGGTGCCGGCGCTCACGCTCCTGGGACAGCTGGTGGCCCGCGGCACCTCCACCACCGACATCGCCCCAAGGCCCATCGAGCCCGTCGTGCCGTGGAAAGGCAACCGCTCCCACGAGACCTACAGCCTTTACTGCTCCAG CTGCCTGCTCCTCATCCGCCGTGCCCAGGATATCTGCTTCCAG TACGTAGGGAGGAAGGACGTGGGCCTGGAGGGGAAAATCATCTTCTTCTTGTacctgctgctggtgctgagctgctgcaCGGTAAGCCATCGGCACGGCGGGGCAAGCGCGGGGCCCGGCCGCAGCGGCCAGCGCGCCCCGGCCAACGCCGCTCCTGCCGCCCAGCTCCTGTACCGCAGGGTGAAGCTCCGGTGCCGGAGGAACGCCGCGGAGCCCTTGCTGACCCTGGAGAAGGACGGCTTCGCAGGCAGGAGCATCCGCAGCGTCAGCAACGTCTCTCACTACTTCCAGCTGGTTTTCCTGCTCTGCTGGGCTCCAG ccttcctcctcaccctcctctccTTCACCAGCATCAGACCTGCCTCAGTCTTTGTCCTCTATGTTACTACG GCCCTGACCGTCTCCCTCCAGGGCTTCCTGCACAGCTTGGTCTACGGCTGGATGAGGCGAAACTTCCGTCAGGAGGCGGTGGGCGAGAGACCCTCCCTGCGGCGCCCCCACGGCCTCAAGGCTTTCTACGACGAGTCGCTGAGGGCCATTCCTTAG